A single genomic interval of Osmia lignaria lignaria isolate PbOS001 chromosome 9, iyOsmLign1, whole genome shotgun sequence harbors:
- the LOC117611872 gene encoding uncharacterized protein LOC117611872, whose product MGRQVPKMSARVVNAIRNLREAHGSTSKEIMNYIMSQYSAPEATIQRQMQAALKRGLDYGILKKNNGHYFLNTDTDVAELASSMAPVERSRRRRSRRRKSRRRSRGRRRRRGRRGRSRRRRRRSGRRRAATTRRIGCTRCRCTKRSRNMHVLRDEPVEQQEGPTCDCENEINQERQNRQSKSRERSLSHSRSSANSDRDGADDRQEIPDQD is encoded by the exons ATGGGGAGACAGGTGCCGAAGATGTCGGCCAGGGTGGTCAACGCAATCAGAAATCTGCGAGAGGCGCACGGCTCCACGTCTAAGGAAATTATGAATTATATCATGTCACAATACAGCGCGCCGGAAGCGACCATACAGCGACAG ATGCAAGCAGCGTTGAAACGGGGCCTGGACTACGGTAtcctgaagaagaacaacggcCACTACTTTCTGAACACGGACACGGACGTGGCGGAGTTGGCCTCGAGCATGGCTCCCGTGGAAAGGAGCAGAAGACGAAGAAGCAGACGAAGAAAATCACGAAGACGTAGCCGAGGAAGGAGGCGTAGGAGAGGTCGCAGAGGTCGATCGCGACGAAGGCGGAGACGAAGCGGCAGGAGACGGGCTGCTACGACCAGACGGATAGGATGCACCAGGTGCAGGTGCACCAAACGAAGCAGAAACATGCACGTCCTGAGGGACGAGCCGGTGGAACAACAAGAGGGACCGACCTGCGACTGCGAGAACGAAATCAACCAGGAGCGTCAGAACAGACAGAGTAAGAGTCGAGAACGTAGCCTGAGTCACAGTCGATCATCGGCGAACAGCGATCGAGATGGTGCGGACGATCGACAGGAGATTCCTGATCAAGATTAA